Genomic DNA from Garra rufa chromosome 18, GarRuf1.0, whole genome shotgun sequence:
tacattatattgagCCATATACAAGTCTTGATACCTGTGGATTAAGACACATCTTAATTCTTCTCCTCATGTGTCCACAGATCTGCTAGCGTGGATTCGGTTGAGCACAGACATTCCCCTTTGTCTCCTTCTCTTCCATCTCCTCTTAGTCTACTGAAAAGCAATCCCATTTTTCCTTCTCTTACCTCTGAGGAACGTAGCAACCGCCAACAAATCCATGCCCCCGTCCCCTTCCGACCGCTTCCGATCAAGTCCGGTCGCCTGTCTATCCCATGGTCACTCTCAGATTCTACTGACTGGGCAACGGTAGCAGCGGCCAGCTCTGGTGTGGGTAGCGGGATAGCGGTTCACCCAAGCCAGAGCCCAATTCCCAGCTCAAACATACTACGTTTTCCTAAACTGATTCAACCGAGCAGCAACCACCAATCTCGCACACATGGTCCAACACCTAGTGGCCTGCGGCCCTGGTCCCGCAGACACATGTCGGAGCATGCAGAGAGTAGAGAAAAGAGAGTGACAGAAGCTGTTACAGCACCACCCCAATGGAGGGTCCCAGCAGCGCAGTCAGAGAGGATTTTTGGAGAGAATCTgagagaggaagaagaagaagcaCCGTTAGATTTATCTGAGTCGGGACGTTCAAAAACCAAAGAGAAAACACACTCACAGAGCGATGCGTCTTCGTCTTCATCTTCCTCACCTCCTGCGACACTTTCGTCGTCATCTCAATATCCATCAAGTCCTCAGAGTGACCAGCAGACAACAGACAATAATACACAGGTAGACATCAAATTTTTCAGAAATACCTCCTCAGTAAAGACGTTTCTTTGGTTGAGACTATTTTATGAGTGTGTTAATGCCTGAAGAGAGAATTTTCGATTAGcagagttcactttcagaacaaaaatgtacaaactttaaactttcaaaatgctgtttaaatgcagcttcaatgggctctaaatgatcccagctgaggaagaagggtaatatctagtgaaacaatcgtttATTTTCTGacaatgacaatttatatactttttaacctcaaatgctggtcttgtaggtcgaaaaactcccatctcattttcttctccaacttcaaaatcctcctacatcgccgttttatctttttttgtaaagggcatttgatatTCTttccatgttcactttgtaaacacttggttagtacttctgcagcaatgtagaatGTAGAAAATAAGATGGTTTTTCAttgagtttttcaacctacccaaAGTCTGAAATTTTGTCCAACATTTATGCATGTTAAAAAATTAATGCGACCACACATTGTCCCTGTTGGTAGgtttttatgctggtcctaagatggtttatgctggaccttagcTGGTGATGTGCTGGTTCTAAGCTGGTCCTAAACAGAGGGATCAGCTAAAGAcaagcataaaccattttagggcCAGCATAAATCAGTTTaggatcagctaaaaccagcatcccagcatcaaaacctacttaaccagcaaatagttttttttcaacaggagtGTCAATCATGAAAAAttcagatcaggttcgatttCCTGCATTTACACATCCAtggcaagcattttgataggaacaGATGACTTATATGAAAAAATCACGTACAAAAAtctcagactcagtgtgcaatgaccttaactgtcttgaactgaaaTACACAGTGTTGATGCagtgctagacaagacaagcattttaggttaaaaattaaataaattgtcaatttatttccaaaataaccgatcgtttcgttagataagatccttcttcctcggctgggatcatttagagccctttaaagctgcatttaaactgcattttggaagttcagactcaggggcaccatagaagtttcACTATATGGcggaaaatcctgaaatgtttttctcaaaaaacataatttctttacgactgaagaaaaaaaagacatgaacatcttggatgacaaggaggtgagttcattatctgtaaatttttgttctggaagtgaactactttaaaaagtagtaaaatattacattaaaccCAAAAATtgtcaagttaaaaaaaaaaatgtgtaacagTTTTCAATTTTTTCTAACTGCTTGGCTAGCTGCTagcttagcatgttgctagcttggTTAAGAAATGCTCAAATTCCATCATAGCCTACCAGCTTAGCAAAGTGCTAATTGctaaagaaaagctttttttaattagCTAGGGATATTGCATAGTTTTGATCAAGAATATTGCATGACTAGCAGTCCTTGCTCTTTGACACAAAAAGGTTCTGCTTCGTCttcgtttaaaactatttttgCAAGATAAGCAACATATACtgtttatattgttttttaaatgtcactTTGTCAATATTAACCTCTTGTTTATGAAACTCTGCTTTTAACCTATTGTATACTGTATACTAACTGCTGCATGCTCAGACTAATGTTTCTTTGTGTTTGCACTGTTCCTGTTTACATAGCCCTGGGCATATAGAAAAAAATTGATATTGTGGCTAAATAGATGTGGTTTTGTTAAATCTTTTCATCCCTTTATTTTAATGTAGTTAAATTGTAGccacaatttaaataaaacagcGGAACAAATGAATACAAAATGCCTATGATTTACCTCAGGTGACTGAATTAATTCATACATTTTAGGAACAAGCATTGTACATGTTTGTATTTATGAGTATGCAAATAAAATTGACTGTGATGTTTGGTTCACATTACACAGCAGAAGGAAGCACAGGAAACATGTAAAGACCAGGAAGAGGTTAAGAAAGCTGAAAGATCTCCAGCAGCTGAAACATCTGTCGGCTCAGAGAAGAAGAAAATCCCACCTCTAACCATTTCCCTCCAACCAGGTAAAGTTGCACTCTTGTGAGTTGGTTTACGTTTAACTGGATTGGGTTAAGTTTAATTGCACTGTTTTTCCTTGCAGTTGTGGTTATGGAGTCCCTTAAATCAGGAGGACAGGTAATCTTAGTACTGAATTTATGTTATGTCATATTTCAAACAGCTTTAATTAAGGTTTTTGGATCTTAAGAAATCAGTTTTAACTTCTGCTTTGTTGTGGTCGGTGGCAAAGCTGTCTGATTCTGGAAGCAGACCAATGGAGCAAGAGGAGAAGGAGAACAATAACCATGAAGCAAGCAGAAAAAGACCTGGGCAGGATACGGATGGTAAAAGATCCTTCTTTTATGATTATTCAATTAaattgatagttcacccaaaaaacatgaaaattctgtcgttaaatacttaccctcatgtcgtttctaacttataagaccttcattcatcttcagaatacaaattctgatatttttgatgacatccgagagctttctgatcctgcatagacagcaatgcaactaccacgttcaaggcccagaaaggtagtaaggacattgataccagtccatgtgacatcagtggttcaaccttaattttatgaaactacacgaatactttttgtgtgcaatgaaaacaaaaataatgactttattcaacaatttcttctcttccgtggcAGTTTGTTACTCTAGGGAATGCATGTCAAAAACTGAcatcccagctaacaatttttggttcccagaatgttcccagaacgttattTTTTTGcggtttgtttttggttagccaggaaagttttcttattcccagaatgttagtttttggtttgtagaatgttcccagaacattaatctaacgttcccagaacgttggtttttggtttgtagaatgttattCTAATGTTTCCAGAATGTTTTTTGTTCCCAGAATGTTATTTTGTAAAGGTTTGcttttggttagccaggaaagttttcttaacgaaAATAGAACATTAGTTTGTAGCGGTGGAAAAAAGGGGGAAATGCAAAAGTGAAACCAAAACAATTGTCATGACTGCCAGCGAATAGGAACGTATGTCTAATTTGGGAAGGAAGTGATGTAACTGCATATATAGGGAAGTAGACTCACCATAAGGAGGAGTTTTTTCCAAGAAGGAAGAGCAACGGGACAAGTCGCGTTTGTCTAGCGTGCAGTTTACACTGTTGCAGCTGAGCGCACATTCACGCACTGTGTAATGCTGGAGCGATCGCCGGAGGATTTAACAGAAATCAATGTCCGAGCGGCAGGACCAGCGCAGAGGCGTGTGTTGTTTTAGGAGCTGAGGAGAAGTGTATTTACCTGGATGCCGTTTGTTCCTTGGAGTAGATCTTCCTCCATTTGCAGTTTGGAAAACTCTTTCACCCCGAAGTTCGCGAGCGGCCGGTCGGATGGCTCATGGCTTGCCGTAAACACACTTGCACGTTCACCAACACCACATTCACCCACGCACACTATAACGTATAACTCCCCTTAATGtgagtattttatttttcctgttaTTATTTCTGATTCAGTGGGCGATTAACATTAATCTTgtttgtattttactttttttccccttttctttttctctctttttattGGTTTTGAATTGTAAATGCTCAGAGAACTGGACTATCGAAACTGCCGATCTGAATGCAGTTTTAGATTGGAGCCCGCGGTCGCCGCAGTACTATGGATTATCTAgtgggttttttttattttatgatgatttttttttttctttgaatgatTACGGTGTCATGCGAAAACACCTCATTGTGAACTACAATTTGATgggtttttcttttgtttttgtttttcatgtgGAAAATACATGTGAACTGAACTGAAACCCTATCTTTTTCTGTGTATTCATTTTCTAATTTATGGTGTATATTCCCCTGTCATTTGGGGATAGTGTATGTAATAGGTGGCTTTTAGAGGCTATCTGGGactcattatatatatttatttattttttttttgacaggctTATTCCTGTCTGGCGCCCGAATATTTTTGGTAAACTCATTTTCTATAAAACTGTTTATCTAGGGGGCCGCCACCGTTACAGAAGtggcgcccgaacagggacttgaactgaaaaaaaaaaaaacttgaactgaaaaaaaaaaaaaaacttgaactgaaaaaaaaaaaacttgaactgaaaaaaaaacaatttaaatgtgATCACTTGAATGTCTTTACTTGAATTCTGAACTGttgagaaaaagaaaaatgtggaACTGTGCATTgtagtttatttgttttttttgttatttttctggTGCCCCAAATTGCCCCAAAAACCCCACATATACATGCCAGAAAGTcctttttgatttttattttgatCAACATTTCATATTGCCCACAGATTTACAcacccacacacatacacactacaAACATGGCCACTACCCCTCCTTCACCTTCGACGTCTGTGGAAATCGAACCTCCAGACATGTCAACTCCCGTCTGGCCACCTGAACCCCCAGATATAGCAACTCCAGTCTGGCCACATGTGCAACCAAGACTTGTTTCTCCTTCTCCTGTTCCCACCTTCCCCTTCACGCCAACTCAGTTCAGCAGTCCCCACCCCAGGACTCAGGTGCACTTTGCTCCTCCACTTCCAGGTGGCACTGTTTCATTCCAGCCGGATCCAATGCAACTCTGCACCTCCACTGAAACTTCACCACCTTCCTCTGTGTCACAGCAGCGTCTGCCAGGTCACCTTCCCACTCCTGGAAAGGAAATTTGTCAGCTTACTGCCCATGTACAAGGAAATTGGGATCATTTATTTGACTGTCTAAAACAGCAAGGAAAAGCTGTGAAAGAACTCACCCAAGAATCTGCAAAATCCACTTCCCTGCACAAAGCAAAGCTTGCAACACTGGCCGCCAAAATAGAAGGTAACTATCAGCAAATCTTGGACACGATAACTGCACAGAAACGAGATGAGGGTGAAAGCACAGATCAACTGACTAAAGCCATGAAGGTGATGTTGACAGGCGAACTCCAGAAAAGTGAAAGTACCTTAATTTCTGAAGTTCGCTTTATGGTAGAACAAGTTCAGCTGGAATTGCAAAAGGATATCCAAGCCACACAGGAAGACTCTCGAAAGACCTGTGCACAGCTTTCCAAAGAAATTAGTCACTGTAGTACTCAAATTTATGATATAAGCAATGCTTTTAAAGATCTACGATCAGAAATgagtaattattttaaatcacTGGAAAAGGCAGTGGTAGACCAACCAAGAGGTGCTCTGTTACCCTCTCACCACCCAGTCCCATCATCATCTCCACCTCCACCTTCAGAGGCTGTACCCATATCGCACCATACACCAGCTGTCAAAAGTGATCATTTGAAGTTAACTTTTCCAACATTTGGAAGACCCTCAGATGATGCTGATCCACTGTTATATTTAACTCGTTGTCAAGACTTTTTGGCCTTACATCCCCTGACTGATGTTGATATTTTAGCTACTTTCCGCACCGTTCTATACGGCACGGCACGTGATTGGTGGGAAGTTGCTCGATCTGCTATTACCACTTGGAGCGAGTTTGAAACGGCTTTCCTATCAGCTTTCCTCTCTGAAGACTATGAAGATGAGTTGGCAGAGCGAGTCCGAACTAGAACACAGGCAGAAAAAGAATCAATCAGAGACTTTGCTTTCACATACAGAGCCCTATGCAAACGATGGAAGCCCGCTCTAACGGAAAGTGAGTTGGTAAAAATGACCCTTAAGAATATCAAACCTTACCTCGCCAGCCAACTTCGCAGCCGTGTAAGCACTGTGGATGAGTTAGTGAAACTTGGCCATCAGCTAGAAAAAGATCATGTTCAGCAGTTACAGTATGAAGGCCGCATGACTCAACCCTCATCAACCAACCATCCAAGACCCACCTCCAATCGACTTGTTGAAAGACCTCCAGTCCAGTGCTGGAGATGCAAAGGCCAGCACCCACCAGGCAACTGTCCACTCCATTTTTCCCTGCAGTCACCCCAGTCATCTAGTCAGCATCCTTTTGCAGGAAATAAGCGGTCTTTTCAACCTCAGAAGCAAGGCACACCACCGTCTAGCAATGCTCTGTCTATTACACACCCTTCAAAGTCACCCAACAAATCTGCCTCTAATAAGCTTGTTTCCATACCTCAACAGTTAGTTGTACCCATTAGTATTGGAGCTTGGAGAGGAAAAGCCATCTTGGATACAGGAGCAAGTTATACCCTTCTCCATGAAAGCTTGTGGAAGGAAATTGATTCCCTTACCAACCTCCGTCCATGGACCCTCGGTCCACTATATTTGGCCAATGGAGAAGCCGAAGTACCTATAGGATGGACAGATGTTCAGATCACCCTTCACAACAAAGTCTTTCCCACTCATGCTGCCATTCTCACCTCTAAAGCACTGGCTTACTCCATCGTCTTAGGTCTGGACTTCATCTTTTCCAGCGGACTGCAGATAAATGTAGCTGACCAGAAGTATGCATTTAAGTCAAACCTCAGTGATGAGTATCCTTTTCAACCTGGACACGCCAGTGTTCCCCTTGAAAGACCCCAACATTTGGAAAGGACTCCACATCCACAAACTCAACGCTCAAACCAAACACTTTCATTGTTCAGCTCTATCTCTCCATCACAATTTCCACCATCTGAATTACCTCCAATA
This window encodes:
- the rbbp8l gene encoding uncharacterized protein rbbp8l → MAVESFPELLQKLREVHEHELEGWQEKVLELTNKKNIDSKRIEELYSRNQQMKEQQRILTENIKQLENRLRAGLCDRCTVTQDVAKKRQQEYENSQLQSLQHISLLVSEMNALKKENDRLREELKGLRDPSNRHNGHSEDAITPEIKVSPDTAVAAVTLLASGLKSSQPPPGDATVPAATVKRETDNSPTDLEKAAEHKLMQSWGRAFSFESNKPMLPTSRWATDHSAERRSASVDSVEHRHSPLSPSLPSPLSLLKSNPIFPSLTSEERSNRQQIHAPVPFRPLPIKSGRLSIPWSLSDSTDWATVAAASSGVGSGIAVHPSQSPIPSSNILRFPKLIQPSSNHQSRTHGPTPSGLRPWSRRHMSEHAESREKRVTEAVTAPPQWRVPAAQSERIFGENLREEEEEAPLDLSESGRSKTKEKTHSQSDASSSSSSSPPATLSSSSQYPSSPQSDQQTTDNNTQQKEAQETCKDQEEVKKAERSPAAETSVGSEKKKIPPLTISLQPVVVMESLKSGGQLSDSGSRPMEQEEKENNNHEASRKRPGQDTDAHSQRSLKERKIRLSRGPQGNHADSEQG